In a single window of the Dinghuibacter silviterrae genome:
- a CDS encoding pectinesterase family protein has translation MIRLLLALLVYGSHRDTVSIVTFGAQPGKLATVGIQAAIDACNRQGGGAVLVPAGTWLTGPLVLKSGVDLHLAKGAVLQFTRDFDAYPLVRGNWEGREAVRNQSPISATGADHISITGDGVIDGGGDAWRPLKQSKAPADVWARQIRTGVLSPGGKTWWPSASALKGSETKDPGVWHEGASVQDYADIKDFLRPNLIYLHGCTHVLLEGVTFRNSPAWCIHPLLCRDLTVRKIFAQNPPYAQNGDGIDIESCDTVLVEDSRFDVGDDGICIKSGRDEEGRRRGAPTQHAVIRRCTVYHAHGGFVIGSEMSGGVRDMEVYDCAFLGTDVGLRFKSARGRGGVVENIHVHDIYMKDIAGEAILFDMYYMAQDPVPKPGETRTEPAVAVKPVDEGTPVFRHFFLDHIVCNGASKAIFIRGLPEMPVQDVRMEHLSLTTTTGMDCRYATGVLLRDVQLYPKTGPVIRTTGSRDITFDSLRFVGAPLLIGDGVVFLHTDTTGVQHVVVDPSGKGDFTTIQAALNSLPDDAGHERVIDIRPGIYREKLSLTQSHVALVGEDPATTVITQAIARDIWRCDHKDDWGVATVNASGSDVDLVNLTIENSYGFDHTQDTVIACALDTAGTHASGGAARAPGSSGAAAPAAPGHRKVTRTGHQMALRTFATTRLRARNCVFKSFGGDTVSPWNVQDGLFYFKDCTMEGGVDFYCPRGWAYAEHCHFIALEGPASIWHDGSANPDAKTVLRDCSFEGYPGFHLGRYHRDAQFYLVNCSFSTDLANEPITLIKTNNRLQWGQRIYYYNCHRMGGDYPWFADNLAQNAPLPGDIRSGWVFGARWDPESIEF, from the coding sequence ATGATTCGATTGCTCCTGGCATTACTCGTTTACGGATCCCATCGGGATACCGTCTCTATCGTCACCTTTGGCGCCCAACCCGGCAAACTCGCTACCGTTGGCATACAAGCCGCCATTGACGCCTGCAACCGCCAGGGCGGGGGCGCTGTCCTCGTACCCGCCGGTACGTGGTTAACCGGGCCCCTGGTGTTGAAAAGCGGGGTGGACCTTCACCTGGCCAAAGGTGCCGTCCTTCAGTTCACCCGTGACTTCGACGCCTATCCTCTCGTCAGGGGCAATTGGGAAGGCCGCGAAGCGGTCCGCAACCAATCCCCGATCTCCGCAACCGGTGCAGACCACATCAGCATCACAGGGGACGGCGTGATCGATGGGGGCGGAGACGCGTGGCGGCCGCTCAAACAATCAAAGGCCCCCGCTGATGTATGGGCGCGGCAGATCCGGACCGGCGTCCTGTCACCGGGTGGGAAAACCTGGTGGCCTTCCGCCTCCGCGCTCAAAGGGTCGGAGACAAAGGACCCGGGCGTATGGCACGAAGGCGCTTCCGTGCAAGACTATGCGGATATCAAAGATTTCCTGAGACCCAACCTCATCTATCTCCATGGGTGCACGCACGTGCTCCTCGAAGGCGTGACGTTTCGCAATTCCCCCGCCTGGTGTATCCATCCCTTGTTGTGCAGGGACCTCACCGTCCGGAAAATATTTGCGCAAAACCCACCGTATGCCCAAAACGGCGACGGCATCGACATCGAGTCGTGCGACACCGTCTTGGTGGAAGACAGCCGGTTTGACGTCGGGGACGACGGGATCTGTATCAAGAGCGGCCGGGACGAGGAAGGGCGGCGCCGGGGCGCGCCTACCCAACACGCGGTCATCCGCCGGTGCACGGTGTATCACGCCCATGGCGGTTTTGTGATCGGTAGCGAGATGAGCGGCGGTGTCCGGGACATGGAGGTATACGACTGCGCCTTCTTAGGCACGGACGTCGGTTTGCGCTTCAAATCGGCCCGGGGCCGGGGAGGCGTCGTGGAGAACATCCACGTACACGACATCTACATGAAGGACATAGCCGGAGAGGCCATCCTCTTCGACATGTACTATATGGCCCAGGACCCCGTTCCCAAACCCGGTGAAACCAGGACCGAGCCCGCCGTCGCCGTCAAGCCAGTCGACGAAGGCACGCCCGTGTTCCGTCACTTCTTCCTGGACCACATCGTGTGCAACGGCGCTTCCAAAGCCATCTTTATCCGCGGGCTGCCCGAGATGCCCGTACAGGACGTCCGGATGGAGCACCTAAGCCTGACGACAACCACCGGTATGGACTGCCGGTATGCCACCGGCGTCCTGTTGCGCGATGTACAGCTCTATCCAAAGACGGGGCCTGTCATCCGGACCACCGGCAGCCGCGACATTACCTTCGACAGCCTGCGCTTTGTCGGTGCCCCGCTCTTGATCGGCGATGGTGTAGTGTTTTTGCATACCGATACCACCGGGGTGCAGCACGTCGTCGTCGATCCTTCGGGGAAGGGCGATTTTACCACCATACAGGCAGCGCTCAACAGCCTTCCTGACGACGCGGGGCATGAGCGTGTGATCGACATACGGCCGGGGATCTACCGGGAGAAATTGTCGCTCACCCAAAGTCACGTGGCCCTTGTGGGCGAAGATCCCGCCACGACCGTGATCACCCAGGCCATCGCCAGGGATATATGGCGTTGCGACCATAAGGATGACTGGGGCGTGGCTACCGTCAATGCCTCCGGCAGCGATGTTGATTTGGTGAACCTTACCATCGAGAACAGTTATGGTTTCGATCATACGCAGGATACCGTGATCGCTTGCGCCTTAGATACAGCCGGCACCCACGCGTCGGGCGGCGCTGCGCGCGCCCCGGGCTCATCCGGTGCCGCCGCCCCGGCCGCGCCGGGCCACCGCAAGGTCACCCGCACCGGCCACCAAATGGCGCTCCGGACCTTTGCCACGACCCGCCTTCGCGCGCGAAACTGCGTTTTTAAGTCCTTCGGGGGCGACACCGTAAGCCCGTGGAATGTTCAGGACGGGTTGTTTTATTTCAAGGACTGCACGATGGAAGGAGGCGTCGACTTTTATTGTCCCCGCGGCTGGGCGTATGCCGAACATTGTCATTTCATCGCGCTGGAGGGCCCTGCCAGCATCTGGCACGATGGATCGGCCAACCCGGACGCGAAAACCGTGCTCCGGGATTGTTCGTTCGAAGGGTATCCCGGGTTTCACCTGGGCCGTTACCACCGGGACGCCCAATTCTACCTGGTGAACTGCTCGTTCTCCACTGACCTGGCGAATGAGCCCATTACCCTTATAAAAACCAACAACCGGCTCCAGTGGGGCCAACGAATATATTACTATAACTGTCACCGCATGGGTGGTGACTACCCCTGGTTTGCCGACAACCTTGCACAAAACGCGCCTTTGCCCGGTGACATCCGTTCCGGTTGGGTGTTTGGTGCCCGGTGGGACCCGGAGTCCATAGAATTTTAA
- a CDS encoding Gfo/Idh/MocA family oxidoreductase, which yields MPINTALLSFGMSGRVFHAPFLHALPEYRLYAVWERDKHLATALYPDIRTYRSLEALLEDPAIALVVVNTPNYTHYTYTKQALLAGKHVVVEKPFTATVAEAAELKVIAEQNGLYLSVFQNRRYDSDYRTVKQVIDSGVLGNMAEAEIHFDRYNRVLSPKTHKEVPGPGTGIHYDLGPHLIDQALQLFGWPEAVWADLRIQRPTSRVEDYMEIVLDYGGFPVRLKSGYLVREALPAYVMHGANGSFLKSRSDVQEADLTAGKPSAGEDPESEWGLLHTDAGRQTVPSLKGDYGDFYRELAETLEGNRPLPVTAEEGLAVMRVIEAAALSNREKRWVSC from the coding sequence ATGCCCATCAACACTGCGCTTCTCTCCTTCGGAATGTCCGGTCGCGTCTTCCACGCGCCCTTTCTCCATGCACTCCCGGAGTACCGCCTATATGCCGTCTGGGAAAGGGACAAGCACCTCGCCACAGCCCTCTACCCGGATATCCGCACCTACCGCTCGCTGGAAGCCCTGCTGGAGGACCCCGCCATAGCGCTGGTGGTGGTCAATACGCCCAACTACACGCACTATACCTATACAAAGCAAGCATTGCTGGCGGGCAAACACGTCGTCGTCGAAAAGCCGTTCACCGCGACGGTGGCGGAGGCGGCAGAGCTCAAAGTTATCGCAGAGCAAAATGGCCTCTATCTGTCCGTCTTTCAAAACCGCCGTTACGACAGCGACTACCGGACGGTCAAACAGGTCATCGACTCCGGTGTCCTCGGCAACATGGCGGAGGCGGAGATCCACTTCGACCGGTACAACCGGGTCCTCAGCCCGAAGACACACAAGGAAGTGCCGGGCCCGGGTACCGGCATCCACTACGACCTGGGGCCCCACCTTATCGATCAGGCGCTGCAACTGTTCGGATGGCCGGAGGCCGTTTGGGCGGACCTGCGGATACAACGTCCCACCTCCCGGGTGGAAGACTATATGGAAATCGTCCTCGATTACGGAGGGTTCCCGGTCCGTTTGAAGTCGGGCTACCTCGTAAGGGAGGCGCTGCCCGCGTATGTGATGCATGGGGCAAACGGGAGTTTCTTAAAGAGCCGGAGCGACGTACAGGAAGCAGACCTGACGGCGGGGAAACCGTCTGCCGGAGAGGACCCGGAAAGCGAGTGGGGGCTTCTTCATACCGACGCGGGGCGTCAGACGGTGCCCTCATTAAAAGGCGACTACGGAGATTTTTACCGGGAGCTCGCGGAAACGCTGGAAGGCAACCGCCCCTTGCCGGTCACCGCGGAGGAAGGTTTGGCCGTGATGCGCGTGATAGAAGCCGCGGCGCTGAGCAACAGGGAAAAAAGATGGGTATCCTGCTAA
- a CDS encoding 3'-5' exonuclease — MTDYLLFIDTEATGLPLNWELPYSTPGNWPHAIQVSWLVYSREGVKIKEEDHYIHEPGITISPDAARIHRLRRDFLQINGKRRASVLQLLEADLARYEPLLVGHFLNLDLHVLRAEYFREGMSDPTRQLPTYCTMLGSKHLQPNPSLRYLKLGDLCETLFGRAQQHPHDAYWDARTTADCYFELERRGQIQTL; from the coding sequence GTGACCGATTACTTGCTATTTATCGATACAGAGGCGACGGGGCTTCCCCTGAATTGGGAGCTACCCTATTCCACGCCGGGGAACTGGCCCCATGCGATCCAGGTGTCCTGGCTGGTTTACAGCCGGGAGGGAGTAAAGATCAAAGAGGAAGACCACTATATCCACGAGCCGGGGATCACCATCAGCCCGGACGCCGCGCGGATACACCGGCTCCGCCGGGACTTCCTCCAGATCAACGGCAAACGCCGGGCTTCGGTGTTGCAACTGCTGGAGGCGGACCTCGCCCGGTACGAGCCTTTGCTCGTGGGTCACTTTCTGAACCTGGACCTGCACGTTCTGCGGGCGGAGTACTTTAGGGAAGGGATGAGCGACCCCACCCGGCAGTTGCCGACGTATTGCACCATGCTGGGCAGCAAGCACCTCCAACCCAACCCATCGTTGCGGTACCTGAAGCTGGGGGATCTTTGCGAAACTCTTTTCGGACGGGCCCAGCAGCATCCCCACGATGCTTACTGGGACGCCAGGACGACGGCTGATTGCTATTTCGAGCTGGAAAGGAGAGGACAGATCCAAACATTATGA
- a CDS encoding MBL fold metallo-hydrolase: MKVTFTQIDTACVRIDLGGFVILTDPAFDKAGGTYQSGSGRILHKTGSPALDPATIGRVDLVLLSHDQHKDNLDDAGRAFIRTVPLVISTPEAKERLGQDNVAGLTEWNSLTTGNVKVTATPARHGSTEALHQMAGHVIGFVIEWEGQVNGVLYISGDTVLFDGVLEVGRRFRVDTALLHVGRAGFPKEIGNEHLTFTTEEAIQAARALKVNKVIPTHMQGWEHFQESAEFTHEHIAMSDLGPRLVWLTPGRPVAVEI, encoded by the coding sequence ATGAAAGTTACCTTTACGCAAATTGACACCGCCTGTGTGCGGATCGACCTGGGCGGATTCGTCATCCTGACCGACCCGGCTTTTGACAAGGCAGGTGGCACCTACCAGTCCGGTTCAGGCAGGATCCTGCACAAGACCGGGAGCCCCGCGTTGGACCCCGCTACAATAGGCCGCGTGGACCTCGTGCTGTTGAGCCACGACCAGCACAAAGACAACCTTGACGATGCGGGCCGGGCGTTTATCAGGACGGTACCGCTGGTAATCTCCACGCCGGAGGCAAAAGAGCGTCTTGGCCAGGACAACGTCGCCGGTCTCACCGAATGGAACAGCCTCACTACCGGGAATGTAAAGGTAACCGCCACCCCGGCCCGGCACGGATCGACCGAGGCCTTGCACCAAATGGCCGGTCACGTCATCGGTTTTGTGATCGAATGGGAAGGGCAGGTTAATGGCGTCTTGTATATATCGGGGGACACCGTTCTTTTTGACGGGGTACTCGAAGTGGGCCGCAGGTTCCGGGTCGATACGGCCCTGTTGCACGTCGGCCGCGCAGGTTTCCCCAAGGAGATCGGGAACGAACACCTTACTTTTACTACAGAAGAAGCCATACAGGCCGCCAGGGCCTTGAAGGTAAATAAAGTGATCCCGACGCACATGCAGGGCTGGGAGCACTTTCAGGAAAGCGCCGAATTCACCCATGAGCACATCGCAATGTCCGACCTGGGACCGCGGTTGGTTTGGCTGACACCTGGGCGGCCGGTGGCTGTTGAGATATGA
- the uxaC gene encoding glucuronate isomerase yields MIKPFLSDNFLLSNATSERLYHEFARDLPVIDYHCHLPPQAIARDSRFENLTQAWLYGDHYKWRAMRTHGVEERFCTGDASDWEKFEQWAATVPYTLRNPLYHWTHLELLRYFGVEELLSPSSARRIYDHCSELLRCENHSVRHLLEKMKVEIICTTDDPVDSLGYHDELRKDGAAVKMYPAFRPDNAMNVSDPARFNTYLRKLESVTDIAISSFDDFLFALQNRHDFFASMGCCLSDHGLEEIYAEEFTGSEIDTIFAKIRSGKTLLETEQRKFKSAMLTHFAEWDWEKGWVQQYHLGALRNNNARMMRQLGPDTGWDSIGDFPQARTLATFLDKLDRDNRLARTILYNLNPADNELMATMAGNFNDGSVAGKIQFGSAWWFLDQKDGIIRQVNALSNMGLLSHFVGMLTDSRSFLSFPRHEYFRRTLCNIFGEEIEKGELPGDIPWVGKVIQDICYYNAKQYFNWS; encoded by the coding sequence ATGATAAAACCATTCCTAAGCGACAACTTCCTACTGTCTAACGCCACGTCCGAGCGCCTTTATCACGAGTTTGCACGGGACCTCCCGGTCATCGACTATCACTGTCACCTGCCGCCCCAGGCCATTGCCAGGGACAGCCGCTTCGAAAACCTCACGCAGGCATGGTTGTACGGCGACCACTATAAGTGGAGGGCCATGCGTACCCATGGCGTGGAAGAACGCTTTTGCACGGGAGACGCCTCCGACTGGGAAAAATTCGAACAGTGGGCTGCCACGGTCCCTTACACCTTGCGCAACCCTCTTTACCACTGGACCCACCTGGAGCTGCTGCGGTATTTTGGCGTGGAGGAACTCTTAAGCCCCTCCTCCGCCCGGCGTATCTATGACCATTGCTCCGAATTGCTCCGGTGCGAGAACCATTCGGTCCGTCATCTTTTAGAGAAAATGAAGGTGGAGATCATCTGTACCACCGACGACCCCGTCGACTCCCTGGGGTATCATGACGAGCTCCGGAAAGACGGCGCCGCGGTCAAAATGTACCCGGCTTTCCGGCCCGACAACGCTATGAACGTGTCCGACCCGGCCCGGTTCAATACCTACCTGCGGAAGCTCGAATCCGTGACCGACATCGCCATTTCGTCCTTTGACGACTTCCTGTTCGCCCTTCAAAACCGGCACGACTTCTTTGCTTCCATGGGTTGTTGCCTCTCCGATCACGGGCTGGAGGAGATCTATGCCGAAGAATTCACCGGGTCCGAGATCGACACGATTTTCGCCAAGATCCGTTCCGGGAAGACCCTGTTGGAAACCGAACAACGAAAATTCAAATCCGCGATGCTTACCCATTTTGCCGAATGGGATTGGGAAAAAGGATGGGTGCAGCAATACCACTTAGGCGCCCTGCGCAACAATAACGCCCGCATGATGCGCCAGCTTGGACCCGACACCGGCTGGGACTCTATCGGCGATTTTCCACAGGCAAGAACCCTGGCCACCTTCCTGGACAAGCTCGACCGGGACAACCGCCTGGCGCGGACCATCCTGTACAACCTCAACCCCGCCGATAACGAACTCATGGCCACCATGGCCGGCAATTTCAACGACGGCAGCGTGGCCGGCAAAATCCAGTTTGGGTCGGCCTGGTGGTTCCTCGATCAGAAAGACGGCATCATCCGCCAGGTCAACGCCCTGTCCAACATGGGACTGCTCAGCCACTTCGTAGGTATGCTCACGGATTCCCGGAGCTTTTTGTCCTTTCCCCGGCACGAGTATTTCCGCAGGACACTTTGCAATATATTCGGTGAGGAGATCGAAAAGGGCGAGCTCCCCGGGGATATCCCCTGGGTGGGGAAGGTCATTCAGGATATTTGTTATTATAACGCCAAGCAATATTTTAATTGGTCATGA
- a CDS encoding glycoside hydrolase family 28 protein: MKTLCFVLACFLLTGARAQDKSEARSTAGDVRSAQDYVRAAPFPMALPALPELRQGIFLITDFGAIGDGQALNTAAFSKAIAACTQAGGGRVIVPPGLWLTGPIRLASNVNLEVQRGALIQFTRDRTQYPPQGSNPTPLVYGENLHDVAITGGGILDGGGDAWRPVKKEKVTDAQWKAMLASGGTLSNNNTVWWPGTEAKDYRPYMINLVGCTRVLFKDVTFRNSPKFVVDPNKCTDLTLDGINVFNEYYAQNGDGIDISACKNVLLYHCNVSAGDDGICMKSSGDWMTAPDSAALENVVIAGCHVYHAHGGFVIGSNTDGGMRRIFVTDCDYVGTDIGIRVKSNAGRGGLVREVYVDNIFMTDIVHEAISFNTYYEDMPAGADPNKRTAPKPGKTPIFTGFHISNVYCRGAAQAIALTGLPEMPVHGIYFDRVRISARTGLTTKDARDIFLRRVSITTEQGVPLKPEHPDDIRVVE; the protein is encoded by the coding sequence ATGAAAACGCTTTGCTTCGTCCTCGCCTGCTTTTTGCTGACGGGCGCGCGTGCCCAGGACAAGTCCGAGGCACGCTCCACGGCGGGCGATGTCCGCTCCGCCCAGGACTATGTCCGCGCGGCGCCTTTCCCGATGGCACTGCCGGCCTTGCCGGAGCTCCGCCAGGGCATCTTCCTGATCACCGACTTCGGTGCTATCGGTGACGGCCAGGCGCTCAATACCGCGGCCTTCTCCAAGGCCATCGCCGCCTGCACCCAGGCGGGAGGTGGCCGGGTGATCGTCCCCCCGGGTCTTTGGCTCACCGGTCCGATCCGGCTGGCCAGCAATGTCAACCTGGAGGTACAGCGCGGCGCGCTGATCCAGTTTACCCGCGACCGGACTCAATATCCACCGCAAGGGTCTAACCCGACGCCCCTGGTCTATGGCGAAAACCTCCACGACGTTGCCATCACCGGCGGCGGCATCCTGGATGGGGGAGGAGACGCCTGGAGACCGGTAAAAAAGGAAAAGGTCACCGACGCCCAATGGAAGGCCATGCTGGCCTCGGGGGGGACCCTCAGCAACAACAATACCGTCTGGTGGCCCGGGACCGAGGCCAAAGACTACCGGCCTTATATGATCAACCTGGTGGGTTGTACCCGTGTCCTTTTCAAAGACGTTACCTTTCGCAATTCACCCAAATTCGTCGTAGATCCGAACAAATGTACCGACCTGACCCTGGACGGCATTAACGTCTTTAACGAATACTACGCCCAAAATGGCGATGGCATCGACATCAGCGCCTGTAAAAACGTGCTGCTGTACCACTGCAACGTGAGCGCCGGGGACGACGGGATCTGCATGAAGTCCAGCGGAGACTGGATGACTGCCCCCGACTCGGCTGCCCTCGAAAACGTCGTCATCGCCGGTTGCCACGTCTACCACGCCCATGGCGGTTTTGTCATCGGCAGCAATACTGACGGCGGTATGCGCCGCATCTTCGTGACCGACTGCGACTACGTCGGAACGGACATCGGTATCCGCGTCAAAAGCAATGCCGGCCGCGGCGGTCTCGTCCGGGAAGTATACGTGGACAACATCTTTATGACCGACATCGTCCACGAAGCCATTTCCTTTAACACGTACTACGAAGACATGCCCGCGGGCGCCGACCCGAACAAACGCACCGCGCCCAAACCCGGGAAGACACCGATTTTTACCGGCTTCCACATCAGCAACGTCTACTGCCGCGGCGCCGCCCAGGCCATCGCCCTCACCGGGTTGCCGGAAATGCCGGTGCACGGGATTTATTTTGACAGGGTGCGCATTTCGGCGAGGACCGGTCTCACAACTAAGGATGCCCGCGACATTTTTCTCAGGCGCGTCAGCATCACGACCGAACAAGGGGTGCCCCTAAAGCCGGAGCATCCTGACGACATCCGGGTCGTCGAATAG
- a CDS encoding aspartate aminotransferase family protein, translated as MIESFHRTEGDVNFSPARQGWYALIRNGETARYLEEDERFFLHQSMSTPCLDVLEACEGIYLTDLQGRRYMDFHGNNVHQVGYRNAFVIDRVKAQMDVLPFSPRRYTNAPAVALASRLAGLMPEDLNRVLFAPGGTSAVGMALKLARLVTGKHKVISYWDSFHGASLDAISAGGEREFRKGMGPLMPGVERIPPPETYRGVFGSEPAYADYLEYVIEKEGDIGAFIAETVRNTDVQIPSAAYWQRVREICTRHGVLLILDEIPIAFGRTGRMFAFEHYGITPDIVCLGKGLGAGIIPMAAMVTRDAYNIAPEVSLGHYTFEKNPLGCAAALAMLDFIDEQRLLDKVASDEAFMRTRLEDLRQRCPLIGDVRGLGLLWGIELVRNRDTRVKAVAEAEQVMYACLEAGLSFKVSQGNVLQLSPPLVITREELETALHILEKALLYRK; from the coding sequence ATGATCGAATCTTTCCACAGAACCGAAGGGGATGTCAATTTTTCCCCCGCCCGCCAGGGATGGTATGCCCTGATCAGGAATGGCGAGACCGCGCGTTACCTGGAGGAGGACGAGCGTTTTTTCCTGCACCAGTCGATGTCAACCCCTTGCCTGGACGTGCTGGAGGCCTGTGAGGGTATTTACCTCACCGATCTCCAGGGCCGGCGATATATGGATTTCCACGGCAACAACGTCCACCAGGTCGGGTACCGGAACGCTTTTGTGATCGACCGGGTCAAGGCGCAGATGGACGTCCTTCCGTTTAGCCCCCGCCGGTATACCAATGCACCCGCCGTGGCCCTCGCATCCCGGCTGGCAGGGTTGATGCCCGAAGACCTGAACCGGGTGCTTTTTGCACCTGGCGGAACCAGCGCCGTTGGTATGGCCCTCAAACTCGCACGGCTGGTCACGGGGAAGCACAAGGTCATTTCCTACTGGGATTCTTTCCACGGGGCCTCGCTGGACGCCATCTCGGCGGGTGGGGAACGGGAATTCCGCAAGGGCATGGGCCCGCTGATGCCGGGGGTGGAACGCATCCCGCCCCCCGAAACCTACAGGGGTGTATTTGGTTCCGAACCGGCGTACGCCGATTACCTGGAATACGTCATAGAAAAAGAAGGAGACATCGGCGCCTTTATCGCCGAAACCGTCCGCAATACGGACGTACAGATCCCGTCGGCCGCCTATTGGCAGAGGGTGCGTGAGATTTGTACGCGCCACGGTGTACTCCTCATCCTGGACGAGATCCCCATCGCCTTTGGTCGCACCGGCCGCATGTTTGCCTTCGAGCACTACGGCATTACGCCCGACATCGTTTGCCTGGGGAAGGGGTTGGGCGCGGGCATCATCCCGATGGCCGCCATGGTTACACGGGATGCCTACAATATCGCGCCCGAAGTATCGCTCGGGCATTACACGTTTGAGAAAAACCCGTTGGGTTGCGCCGCCGCCCTGGCCATGCTCGACTTTATTGACGAGCAACGGTTATTGGACAAAGTCGCTTCGGACGAAGCGTTTATGCGCACCCGTTTGGAAGACCTGCGGCAGCGCTGCCCGCTCATAGGGGATGTCAGGGGCCTGGGGCTTCTTTGGGGCATAGAGCTCGTCCGCAACCGGGATACCCGGGTCAAGGCGGTCGCCGAAGCCGAACAAGTCATGTATGCCTGCCTGGAAGCAGGGCTTAGCTTCAAGGTATCTCAGGGGAATGTGCTGCAGCTGTCCCCGCCCCTCGTCATTACCCGCGAAGAGCTGGAGACAGCCTTGCACATCCTGGAGAAAGCGCTTCTTTACCGGAAGTAG
- a CDS encoding DUF294 nucleotidyltransferase-like domain-containing protein, with translation MTKPKRRQEDYTVFDQLYSRKIDEVEQRAIVSCPGDTPVYVAARVMAEHKVSCLFITAAASPEALRPGSVLGYVTDITLRDKVIARQGDTAQPVEQVMDAPIVTISSDAYVYEALLLMFRTKARYLLVDKEGAFTGFLSRNKLLTEQAQSPLVFIQSVKSAVSDEELKRRWETVPRIVTQLLDRGVRASIANQVITTVTDTIALKVIEGVIETIGPPPARFVFMVLGSEGRKEQTLKTDQDNAIIYEDKANEHREEVRAYFLDFAERVSERLNDIGFVYCTGDYMAKNPKWTHSLSHWKRNYLTWMEESVPENVIKFSTFFDCRCLYGDEDILRELQSFLDAELQKPHEKLFAAMAQNALQYQPPLTWLKNIRTITQGEREVFDIKKAMTPIVDLVRVYALRYRVFEVNTGERLLALRDKGAFTENEYQELSQSYYLLMGMRLRKQARQILQDHVKPDNFMELEGLTRIEQRTLREIFKTIEHFQERIRVGFTNNLFG, from the coding sequence ATGACCAAACCCAAAAGGCGGCAAGAAGACTATACCGTATTTGACCAGCTCTACTCGCGCAAAATCGACGAGGTGGAGCAAAGAGCCATTGTTTCCTGCCCGGGGGACACCCCGGTGTATGTGGCGGCGCGCGTCATGGCGGAGCACAAGGTCAGTTGCCTGTTCATCACGGCGGCAGCTTCCCCGGAGGCGCTACGGCCGGGTTCCGTGCTCGGCTACGTGACCGACATCACCCTCCGCGACAAAGTCATCGCCCGCCAGGGAGACACCGCGCAGCCGGTGGAACAGGTCATGGATGCCCCTATCGTCACCATTTCATCTGACGCATACGTATATGAGGCCCTGCTCCTGATGTTCCGGACCAAGGCACGTTATCTTTTGGTGGACAAAGAAGGCGCGTTTACCGGTTTCCTTAGCCGTAATAAGCTTCTGACCGAGCAGGCACAATCTCCCCTGGTCTTTATCCAATCGGTCAAATCGGCGGTGTCGGACGAAGAGCTGAAGCGCAGGTGGGAAACCGTTCCCCGGATCGTGACCCAACTCCTGGACCGGGGTGTGCGCGCATCGATCGCCAACCAGGTCATCACGACGGTGACGGACACGATCGCGCTCAAAGTCATCGAAGGGGTGATCGAAACGATCGGGCCTCCACCCGCACGTTTTGTCTTTATGGTGCTGGGTAGCGAGGGCCGTAAGGAGCAAACGCTGAAAACCGACCAGGACAACGCCATCATTTACGAGGACAAGGCCAACGAACACCGGGAAGAGGTCAGGGCGTATTTCCTGGACTTTGCCGAACGCGTCTCCGAGCGGCTAAACGACATCGGTTTTGTCTATTGTACGGGCGATTACATGGCCAAGAACCCCAAGTGGACGCATTCGCTTTCGCACTGGAAACGCAACTACCTGACCTGGATGGAGGAATCGGTGCCCGAAAACGTCATCAAGTTTTCTACTTTTTTCGACTGCCGTTGTCTGTACGGGGACGAGGATATCCTCCGGGAACTCCAGTCCTTCTTAGACGCCGAGCTCCAGAAGCCCCACGAAAAACTTTTTGCGGCGATGGCGCAAAATGCGCTCCAATACCAGCCACCCCTGACCTGGCTGAAAAATATCCGCACCATTACCCAAGGCGAGCGGGAGGTATTTGACATCAAAAAAGCCATGACACCCATCGTCGACCTCGTCCGGGTATACGCCTTGCGCTACCGCGTCTTCGAGGTCAATACGGGGGAGCGCCTCCTGGCCTTGCGGGACAAGGGCGCCTTTACCGAAAACGAATACCAGGAATTGTCCCAGTCGTATTACCTGCTCATGGGAATGCGGTTGCGCAAACAGGCCCGGCAGATCCTACAGGACCACGTCAAACCCGACAACTTCATGGAGCTGGAGGGTCTGACACGCATAGAACAACGGACGCTCCGGGAAATATTCAAAACCATCGAACACTTTCAGGAGCGGATCCGGGTGGGTTTTACCAATAATTTATTTGGATAG